Below is a genomic region from Microbulbifer sp. ALW1.
ACCGCCGGCAATGGCAATGGGGATCGCGAGCAGTACCGCGATGGGAATGGACCAGCTCTCGTACTGGGCCACGAGAAACAGGTAGGCGAACAGCACGGCGAGGGAGAACAGTATCGGCGCCAGGTTGCCCGCGCTGATTTCCTCCAGGCTGGAACCGGTCCACTCATAGCTATAGCCCTGGGGTAGCTGCGCCCCCAGAGCCTCCATCGCCCCCATGGCCTCACCGCTGGAGTGGCCAGGCGCTGGTACACCGTTGACGCTGATACTGTTGTACATGTTGTAGCGATTCACCGTCTGCGGCCCGACGATCGGCAACACCTCGGTAACCGAGCTGACCGGCACCAGTCCACCGCTGTTGGCGCGTACGAAGAAGCCGTTTAGGTCCTGCTCATCATCGCGAAATGGCGCATCCGCCTGCGCCATCACCCGAAACATTTTGCCGAAACGGTTAAAGTCGTTGACGTAGAAACCGCCGAGGTAGGTCTGCAGTGTCAGGTACACATCGGATAGCTGCAGCCCAAGTATGTGTGCCTTGTCTTTGTCTACCTCTAATTGCAACTGGGGCGTGGCCGCCTGATAGGTAGTGAAAGCGCGGCCAATTTCCGGGCGCTGGTTCGCCTCACCGAGAAGCGCATAGAGCACCGCTGCAAGCTCCTGCACATCCCGTCCCTGCAGGTCCTGCAGCACAAACTCAAAACCACCGATAGTGCCAAGACCCGGTAGCGCCGGCACCGGAAACGCCTGAATCTGGGCCTCGGGAACCCCGGCACCCATCTGCTGCACTTTGCCGAGAATCGCAAATTGGTTCAATTCCGGCGACGTGCGCTCATCCCACGACTTCAGGATCACGATCATAAATGCGGTATTGGAAGTCACACTGTTGGACAACAGGCTGAAACCCGGTACCGCCATCACGTGTGCCACACCATCCAGTTTACCGATGTTGTCACTCAACCCCTGCACGACATTGACCGTTCGCTGCAGCGACGCCCCGTCAGGCAGCTGCACGTTCATCATGAAAAAGCCCTGGTCCTCATCCGGGATAAATCCTGTCGGCACCGCGCTAAACAGCCAGGCACACAGCACACCCACACCCACGATCGTCGCCAGCCCGATGACCGGTCGCAGAACACAGAAACGCACGATGCCCACATACATTTTTGTCGCACTGCGCAGGAAACGGTTAAAGAACCCGAACACTCCCGTCAATTTCTCCCCGTGCTCCCCCTCGCCTTCGGTGGGGCGCAACAGCAATGCGCTGAGTGCCGGACTCAGCGTCAGGGCGTTGACACTCGAAATAAATACAGAAATGGAAATGGTAAGGGCAAATTGCTGATACATTTTTCCGGTCAGGCCAGGCATTAGCATGACCGGCACAAAAACCGCAAACAATACCGCGGTGGTGGCAACTACCGGGCCCGTCACCTCGCGCATGGACTGCATTGCCGCCTCTTTCGGCGTCAGCCCTTCGCCCAGTAATCGCTGGGTGTTCTCCACCACGATAATGGCATCATCCACCACAACACCAATGGCAAGAATCAATGCGAATAGGGTAACGGTATTGATCGTCATACCCGCCGCATACATCACCGCAAAGGTGCCGATCAGCGACACCGGTATCGCCACCGCGGGAATCAGCGTTGCACGCCAATCTTGTAGAAACACAAACACCACGACGATCACCAGCAACAGGGCGATCACCAGCGTCTCCACCACCTCCTTGATCGAGGCAATCACGAAATCGGTGGTGTCGTAAAGAATTTCCGATTTCAGCCCCTCAGGGAAACGCTGGGAGAGAATATCCATCTTTGCCTCGATGGCCTGCGCAACGCTCAGCGCATTGGCATCCGGCAGCTGGTACACCGCGATTACAGCCGAGGGCTTGTTGTCCAGCTCACCGAACGCGCTGTAGCTCAGGCTACCGAGTTCGATTCGAGCGATATCACTCAAGCGCACAATGGCGCCATCGGCATTCGAACGAATGCTGATCTTGGAAAATTCTTCCGCGCTTTCCAAACGCCCGCGCGCAATGATGGTGTACTGGAACTGCTGTTCTTTCTGGATTGGCGGCGCACCAATACTGCCCGCAGCCACCTGCAGGTTTTGCGCACGCACCGCAGCAATCACATCGCTCGCCGTCACATCCAGCGCTGCCATCTTGTCCGGATTCAGCCACAGCCGCATGGAGTAATCCTGGGCACCCAGGATCTGCACGTCGCTGACACCGTCCACTCGCGCCAGCTCATCGCGAATAAAGATTTCGCCATAGTTGGCCAAGAACAGGTTATCGAACTTGCCCTCTGGCGATAGCAGGTTCACCACCAGAAGAATGGTATTGGATCTTTTTTCTACGGTTACACCGCTGCGAGTCACCTCTTCCGGTAGGCTCGGCGTCGCCTGCTGCACGCGATTTTGCACATTTACCTGGGCGACATCTCCGTCATAGCCGCTCTCGAAGGTCACTGTCAGGCTGTAAGTGCCATCGCTGCTACTGGTAGAGGACATATACTGCATCCCCTCCACACCATTGATCTGCGATTCAATGGGGATGGCCACACTGTCCCGCATTACTTCGGCACTGGCCCCCGGAAAGGAGGCACTTACTTGCACCGTGGGCGGACTGATATCCGGAAACTGCGCGATAGGCAAAAGTGGCAGGCATAAAATCCCGGCGAGACTGATCAGGATCGAGATGACCAGCGCGAAACGCGGGCGACGGATAAACGTGGCACTGATCATTATCAGACCATCCGAAACAACGGTGCGATATGCCGAGAACTACTTGCCGTCAAAATACGCATCCGGCTCCCTTTCCCGTGTCGGATCTTCCCGATCCCGCTGCACATCCGTGTCAGAAGCGCCGGATTTTCTGCGCTCCTGTTCCGTTACTTCGCCTTCGCGTAATGGCATTACCGGGCTTGCGGTACTGGGCGGCTCTACCGTTTTTAATCCCTTGTACGGATTTAATTGGGTATTTTGCGGGGTAACCGGCTTTCCAGCATTCACCCGTTGCAGGCCGTTTACGATGAGCCGTTCACCGGCCTTGAGCCCCTCGGTTACTGCCCACAACTCCCCTTCCCGCTGGCCCAACTCCAGATAGCGCTTGTGCGCGATGTCCTTGTCATCGACCACGTAAACAAAGCGCCCCTGCATATCCTCCTGTACCGCTGCCTGGGGAATCAAAGGCTTGATCCCTTCCTTGCCAGAAAACACACTGATTTCCACCCGCACGAATTGCCCCTGAATCAACAGTTGCTCGGGGTTGGGGAAGCGCGCACGCACCAGCGCAGAGCCGGTGTTGGGATCGATCTGGTTATCCACAAATATCAGCAATCCCGGATACGGGTACATCTCACCATTGGGCTGTTTAATCCGCACATCCCGACGTTCTTGAGCAATCCCCTGCTGACGGCGCCGCTCCGCCTCTTCCTGCACTACAAATAGCCGGTGTTCAGGCACCTCGAAATTGACCAGGATCGGATCCATGCGCACGATGGTCGTCAGCGGCTCCGAATTGGGACCTACCAATGAGCCGTCGGTAAACTGGCTGCGGCCAATGATGCCCATCAAGGGCGCGCGGATTTCGGTGAATCCCAGATTGAGTTCGGCCGTTTCCACATTCGCCTGCATCGCCTCCATCTGAGATTGCGCAGACTCGTAGTTGCCGGTGAGTTCATCCATCTGCACCTTGCTGATGGCGCCGGTGCGCACCAGCTCTTGACCCCGGTGGAAATTGCGTTCCGCGATAGCGAGTGCTGAACGCGCTTGGGACAGGTTCGCGCGCTGATTTTCCAGCGCGGCCACGAACGGCCTGGGGTCGATGACATAGAGCAATTCACCCTGCTGCACCATCTGCCCCTCGACAAAATTTCGGCTCTCTATGTAACCCTCTACCCGCGGGCGTACTCGGTATTCGTCGGTTGCTTCCACCCGACCTACATATTCGTAGCGTGGCACCACTTGATGGGCCCGCACCGCGAGGACTTCAACTGGCGGAGCCTCGGGAGGTGGCGCTTCATTGCTCTTGTCCGAGCAGGCGACGCTCAACAAAGCGAGAACACCGATCACCAGTGGCAAACGAAAAACTTTGGACATCTACAATACACACTGCGAATTGCGCTGAAACTCATTTTTCAACTATAGATGGTGCTGAAAATTGAATTGGGTGTCAGGAAAAATCGGGTGTCAAAAAGCCCTACAAAAGTGTGATCCACCCGCCGCCCCATCAGGGAACCTTCATAAAGTAGAAGCGCAATACTTGGATCTCGCTTTTATTGCATGCCTACTTCTGGCACTTAAATGTTGATCACATCCAGGCAAGAACACTTCAGCGAGATAGGGAAACTTGCGCTAATCGCGTTCCCCGGCCATGCCATCGTTTTTCTCCTCAACCTGATTCTGGCACGCAATCTTTCTGTCAGTGAATACGAAAACTACGTTGTTGCAGCTTCTATCTACCTGTTGACTCTCACAGTCACTTCCCAAGGTCTAGACAAATACGCACTTCGTATAAT
It encodes:
- a CDS encoding efflux RND transporter permease subunit encodes the protein MISATFIRRPRFALVISILISLAGILCLPLLPIAQFPDISPPTVQVSASFPGASAEVMRDSVAIPIESQINGVEGMQYMSSTSSSDGTYSLTVTFESGYDGDVAQVNVQNRVQQATPSLPEEVTRSGVTVEKRSNTILLVVNLLSPEGKFDNLFLANYGEIFIRDELARVDGVSDVQILGAQDYSMRLWLNPDKMAALDVTASDVIAAVRAQNLQVAAGSIGAPPIQKEQQFQYTIIARGRLESAEEFSKISIRSNADGAIVRLSDIARIELGSLSYSAFGELDNKPSAVIAVYQLPDANALSVAQAIEAKMDILSQRFPEGLKSEILYDTTDFVIASIKEVVETLVIALLLVIVVVFVFLQDWRATLIPAVAIPVSLIGTFAVMYAAGMTINTVTLFALILAIGVVVDDAIIVVENTQRLLGEGLTPKEAAMQSMREVTGPVVATTAVLFAVFVPVMLMPGLTGKMYQQFALTISISVFISSVNALTLSPALSALLLRPTEGEGEHGEKLTGVFGFFNRFLRSATKMYVGIVRFCVLRPVIGLATIVGVGVLCAWLFSAVPTGFIPDEDQGFFMMNVQLPDGASLQRTVNVVQGLSDNIGKLDGVAHVMAVPGFSLLSNSVTSNTAFMIVILKSWDERTSPELNQFAILGKVQQMGAGVPEAQIQAFPVPALPGLGTIGGFEFVLQDLQGRDVQELAAVLYALLGEANQRPEIGRAFTTYQAATPQLQLEVDKDKAHILGLQLSDVYLTLQTYLGGFYVNDFNRFGKMFRVMAQADAPFRDDEQDLNGFFVRANSGGLVPVSSVTEVLPIVGPQTVNRYNMYNSISVNGVPAPGHSSGEAMGAMEALGAQLPQGYSYEWTGSSLEEISAGNLAPILFSLAVLFAYLFLVAQYESWSIPIAVLLAIPIAIAGGLLACWLVGHDSNLYTQIGLVLLIAMSAKTAILMVEFAMLQRDQGKSVEEAALEATRLRFRAVLMTAMSFILGIFPLVIASGAGAASRVSLGLAVFGGMVAASIFSTFLVPIYYGLVQGVREKLKGGHQPKDVGADDVMT
- a CDS encoding efflux RND transporter periplasmic adaptor subunit; the encoded protein is MSKVFRLPLVIGVLALLSVACSDKSNEAPPPEAPPVEVLAVRAHQVVPRYEYVGRVEATDEYRVRPRVEGYIESRNFVEGQMVQQGELLYVIDPRPFVAALENQRANLSQARSALAIAERNFHRGQELVRTGAISKVQMDELTGNYESAQSQMEAMQANVETAELNLGFTEIRAPLMGIIGRSQFTDGSLVGPNSEPLTTIVRMDPILVNFEVPEHRLFVVQEEAERRRQQGIAQERRDVRIKQPNGEMYPYPGLLIFVDNQIDPNTGSALVRARFPNPEQLLIQGQFVRVEISVFSGKEGIKPLIPQAAVQEDMQGRFVYVVDDKDIAHKRYLELGQREGELWAVTEGLKAGERLIVNGLQRVNAGKPVTPQNTQLNPYKGLKTVEPPSTASPVMPLREGEVTEQERRKSGASDTDVQRDREDPTREREPDAYFDGK